Below is a genomic region from Motilibacter rhizosphaerae.
GGGCGGATCGGCGTACTGACCGGTCGTCTGCGGCGCGAGGCGTGGTAGGAAGCCGGAGTGGACGAGACCCTGCCGTTCGTCGACCTCCTGCAGCTGATGGACGAGCGTTCCGCCGCCTTCCGCGAGGCCGTCGGCGCGGCGCCCGACCTCGGCGTGCCCGTGCCGACGTGCCCCGGATGGTCGCTCGCGGACCTGGTGCAGCACCTCTGCGAGGGGCGCCGCAGGTGGGCCGCGACCGTCGCCGCCGGCCCCGCCGTCGCTCCTCCCGCGCTGCCCGACCCCGTGGTGCCGCAGGGGCGCGAGGCCCTCCTGTCCTGGTTCACCACGTCGACCGAGGACCTGCTGGACGCGCTGCGCGACGCCGGACCAGACCGCGGGTGCTGGACCTGGTGGGGGACCTCGCAGTCGCCGCCGACCGCTGGCGCCGTCGCCCGGCACCAGCTCCAGCAGGTCGCCGTGCACACCTACGACGCCCAGGTCGCGGTGGGGATGCCGCGAACGCTGCCGGAGGAGGTCGCACTGGACGGCGTCGACGAGTTCCTCAGCACGTGCGTCGCGACGACCACGCCCTGGCCGCACGACGCCGCGGTGCTCGACTACCACGCCGTCGAGGGCCGTTCCTGGCGGACCGCCTTCTCCGCCGACGGCGCGCGGACCAGCCGGCTGGCCCCAGGGGCCCCGCCGGCCGACGCCTCCGTCGAAGGGACGGCGCACGAGCTGGTGATGCTCTGCTACGGCCGCATATCGGCGGACGCGCTCCGGCTCGAGGGCGACGGGCGCGTCCTCCAGCAGCTGATCGAGTGGGAACCCGACGACTAGGCGCGGCGGCTACCCCACGGCGATCCGCGCAGCGAGCGCGAGCATCGCCGCGGCCGACACCACCGCGGTCGCCACGCGCACGCGGACTCCTGTGACGACCGCTGCCAGCGCCGCACCGGCACCCGCGAGGAGCGCCTGCCAGCTCGCGGAGGCCACGCCTGCGGCGACGACGAACGCGGCACCGTCCGCCACCCCCGCCTCCGCCCGCGACTGCATGCCCAGCGCCACCGCCGCGAACGACATGACCGTCGCCGGGTTGGCGAGCGTGGTGGCGAGGAGCACCGCGTACGCGCGCGCCGGGCGCCCGACCGGGCGCACACCCCGGTCCGCGCGGGGCGTGCGGAGCGCGGACCGCAGGACGCCGAGGGCGAGCAGGACGAGCACCGCCACCGAGGCCCAGGCGAGCGGGCGGGCCACGACGGCGAGCGAGCGGGCCAGGGGAGCGCCGCCCAGGACGGCGACCGCGGCGTACGCGGTGTCGGCGGTCGCGACGCCGAGCCCGGCGGCCAGGCCGGCCCGCCACGAGGTGCGCGCCGAGAGCGCCACGACGTACGCGCCGACCGCTCCCAGCGGCACGGCCACGGCGTAGCCCGCGAGCAGGCCCGCCATGGCGCTGCTGCCGGCGCTCACGGTCGTCGCGGGTCGCACCTCCGGCGGGTGCCCGTCTGCTGCGTCGACGCGGGCGCGTCGACGGGCAGCGGGTGCAGCGGGTGCGCGGTCATGCGGACAGGGTGCGGTGCGGGGGCGGGTACCGGCAACCGGGTTCTTCCCGACACCGGGCCGGTCGAGCAGCCTGGAGATGAGCACGCGTGCTCAGGTGGACCCTCGGGCTCGCGGTCGAGAGTGGGGTCATGGCCGAACACCAGCACCTGCCCCGCCTGCCCCAGCTGCCGCCGGAG
It encodes:
- a CDS encoding maleylpyruvate isomerase family mycothiol-dependent enzyme, which produces MDETLPFVDLLQLMDERSAAFREAVGAAPDLGVPVPTCPGWSLADLVQHLCEGRRRWAATVAAGPAVAPPALPDPVVPQGREALLSWFTTSTEDLLDALRDAGPDRGCWTWWGTSQSPPTAGAVARHQLQQVAVHTYDAQVAVGMPRTLPEEVALDGVDEFLSTCVATTTPWPHDAAVLDYHAVEGRSWRTAFSADGARTSRLAPGAPPADASVEGTAHELVMLCYGRISADALRLEGDGRVLQQLIEWEPDD
- a CDS encoding LysE family transporter codes for the protein MSAGSSAMAGLLAGYAVAVPLGAVGAYVVALSARTSWRAGLAAGLGVATADTAYAAVAVLGGAPLARSLAVVARPLAWASVAVLVLLALGVLRSALRTPRADRGVRPVGRPARAYAVLLATTLANPATVMSFAAVALGMQSRAEAGVADGAAFVVAAGVASASWQALLAGAGAALAAVVTGVRVRVATAVVSAAAMLALAARIAVG